A single Thermoanaerobacterium sp. RBIITD DNA region contains:
- a CDS encoding single-stranded DNA-binding protein, whose translation MLNKVILIGRLTKDPVEHNTQSGHKAVRFTLAVDRNFKDANGNKQADFISVVAWNQLADFIVKYCKKGKEIAIVGRLQTGSYTGQDGQKRYTTDVVVEDIQLLSDPKGNSDSNKGAKNNAKNSDDDFNFDGFEEINTEGLPF comes from the coding sequence ATGTTAAACAAAGTCATATTAATAGGACGTTTGACAAAAGACCCTGTGGAACATAACACACAGAGTGGTCATAAGGCAGTGCGCTTTACATTGGCCGTTGACAGAAATTTTAAGGACGCTAACGGAAATAAGCAAGCTGACTTTATAAGTGTAGTTGCATGGAACCAGCTTGCGGACTTTATTGTTAAGTATTGCAAGAAAGGCAAAGAAATAGCAATAGTTGGGCGATTGCAGACAGGCAGTTATACAGGACAGGACGGACAGAAAAGATACACGACTGATGTGGTAGTAGAGGATATACAGCTTCTGTCCGATCCAAAAGGCAATAGTGACAGCAATAAAGGTGCAAAAAATAATGCTAAAAACAGTGATGACGATTTTAACTTTGACGGCTTTGAAGAAATTAATACAGAAGGTTTGCCATTTTAA
- a CDS encoding ParM/StbA family protein yields MNIGLDLGYGYVKGVNDKGKRILFPSIVSIGFDRLLSGLFNSNESIVENMYVKIADDDGEKSYYIGELAKREGFSDAFLLDIDKHNQEETKALLAAATALLMSDDDNTINIATGLPLEQYQTYKKQFQEEIEGYKAIVSFPEYNLTRIVKFDKVIIFPQAAGAVYHALMDNINKYMIKNSYIVLVDIGFKTTDYVTFLIDNRLRFLPDFSGTIDTGISKIFTALGKLYTQKTGASTNTEGLMEILKDNNIYFRGQYISFEKEVNILKNELARLVKKGILDKLKDEYEKISTMFIAGGGGKDLYPFFKDAHANVELVKDAQFANAYGFLKVCQMQ; encoded by the coding sequence ATGAACATAGGTCTTGATTTAGGTTATGGCTACGTGAAGGGCGTAAATGACAAAGGCAAAAGAATACTTTTCCCTTCAATAGTCAGCATAGGCTTTGACAGACTTCTTTCAGGTCTATTTAATTCCAACGAAAGTATTGTTGAAAATATGTATGTAAAGATTGCTGACGATGACGGTGAAAAAAGCTACTACATTGGCGAACTGGCAAAAAGAGAAGGCTTTTCAGATGCATTTTTACTAGATATAGATAAGCATAATCAGGAAGAAACAAAAGCTCTACTTGCAGCAGCGACTGCACTCCTAATGTCAGATGATGATAACACAATCAATATAGCAACAGGATTGCCTTTAGAACAATATCAAACGTACAAAAAACAATTTCAGGAAGAGATTGAAGGATATAAGGCAATAGTATCATTTCCAGAATACAACCTAACAAGAATCGTTAAGTTCGATAAGGTTATAATATTTCCTCAGGCAGCGGGTGCAGTATATCATGCACTCATGGATAATATTAACAAGTACATGATTAAAAATTCATATATAGTTTTAGTGGATATAGGTTTTAAAACAACTGACTACGTAACATTCTTAATAGATAATCGCCTTCGCTTTTTGCCAGACTTTTCAGGTACAATAGATACAGGCATATCAAAAATATTTACAGCTCTTGGTAAACTCTATACACAAAAAACAGGTGCAAGTACAAACACAGAAGGACTTATGGAAATTTTAAAAGACAATAACATATATTTTAGAGGGCAGTATATAAGCTTTGAAAAAGAAGTTAATATCTTAAAAAATGAATTAGCAAGACTTGTTAAGAAGGGTATTTTAGACAAACTTAAGGACGAATATGAAAAAATTAGCACAATGTTTATAGCAGGTGGCGGTGGCAAAGATCTGTACCCGTTTTTTAAAGATGCGCATGCAAATGTTGAGCTTGTTAAAGATGCACAGTTTGCTAACGCTTATGGTTTTTTGAAGGTATGTCAGATGCAGTAA